The nucleotide window CCGCGCCCGGCTCGGGAAGGTGCTGATGGACCGCGACTCGCCGGACGGCCTCTTGGAGGAGACCGACGCGGCGCTCGCCGAGAGCGAGGCCCTCATTCGGGAGTACCACGGCGCGGCCGACGGTCGCGTCCGGTACGCGGTCACGCCGCGGTTCGCCGTCACCTGTACCGAGGCGTGCCTGCGCGGCTGTCGCGAGCTGGCCGACCGGTACGACGGCGTGACGATCCACACCCACGCCAGCGAGAACGAGGACGAGATCGAGACGGTGGAGGCCGACACCGGCCGGCGGAACGTGCTCTGGCTCGACGAGGTCGGGATCACCGGCCCGGACGTGACGCTCGCGCACTGCGTCCACACGGACGAGCGCGAACGGGAGGTGCTCGCCGAGACGGACACGGTCGTCACCCACTGCCCCTCCTCGAACATGAAACTCGCCTCGGGGATCGCGCCGGTCAAGGACTACCTCGACCGGGAGATTACGGTCGCGCTCGGCAACGACGGCCCCCCGTGTAACAACACGCTCGACCCCTTCACCGAGATGCGACAGGCGAGCCTCCTCGGTAAGGTCGACGCCCGGGACCCCACGCGGCTCCCGGCGTCGACCGTACTGGAGATGGCGACGGAGGGCGGCGCTCGCGCGGCCGGTTTCAACCGGCTCGGAACCCTCCGGGAGGGTCAGCGCGCCGACGTGATCGGGATCACGACCGACCTGACCCGGGCGACGCCGCTCCACGACCCCCTCTCGCATCTGGTGTACGCCGCCCACGGCGACGACGTGGTCTTCGCGATGGTCGACGGGACGGTCCGCTACGCCGGCGGGGAACACGTCGGAATCGACGCCGCCGCGGTCCGGAAGCGCGCCGCTCGGCAGGCGGAACGCGTCGTCGAGGAGGCGGGGATCGAGACGGACGCGCCCGTCTGAGTCGACGCAGTCGGATCGGCAAAGACGACGGGTGAAAAGAGACGCGGCGCGTTCACAGCGTCGGTTCGATCGACGGCGACGAGCCGGAGTCGTCGGGCGACGCCCACGTCGCCGCGGCCGACGGGTCGTTGAACGCCTCGACCTCGATGTCCTCGACGTCGATCGTCCGCTTGAGGAATCGCCGCTTCGAGCGCTCGCCGACGACGGCGAAGCGGTCGACGCCCCGGGCGACCGCGATCTGCGCGGACTCGCGGAGCGCCCGCCGCCCGGCGTCCGAACACGGCCGGCTCGTCCGCACGACGATCACGACGGCCTCGACCGCGTCCGGGGTGGCCACGTTCCGCCACCGATCGAGCAGCGCCTCGCCGTCCGCGGGGGTCAGTCCAGTTCCATGAGGGAACTCGACGACGAGGACGTCGTCCTCGACCCGCAGTAGCCAGCGCTCGCTCGGTTCCATATCCTCCGATATCACGCTCTTGATTATAAAACCGCGCCCTAGAATATCAAATATGATATCATCGATCGGTCGAATCGAACGCACGAATCGAGCGAACGACCCCGATTCGGCGGGTCTCGACCGACTGTCGATGGACTAACCGGTTCTCGTTTTCGACCGAGAGATTCGGAACCGACGCCCGGGTCACGGACGTGTCGCTCCCGCGGTACGTCGGTCACGCCGACAGTGACGGGGCGAAACGCGAACGAAGCTACCGCCGGTCAGGATCGCCGTCGCCTCCCGTCCCGCCGTCGAGCGCGTCGACGACCGCGGTCGCGAGGGCCTCGAACGACGCCTCGTCGGGGACGACGTCGACCGCGACGCCGTTCTCGGCGGCCGTCTCCGCGGTCGGCGGGCCTATCGCGCCGACGACCGCGTCCGCCAGCCCGGCGCGCGCCTCGTCGCCGACGCCGCGGTCGGCGGCCGCCGCGAGGAAGTTTTCGACCGTCAGCGAGGAGGTGAACGCGACCGCGTCGAGGTCGCCGGCCGCCGCCGACTCCGCCGAGTCGCCGGCGTCTACCGGCCGCGAGAGTCTGTACAGCACGGTCTCGGTCACGTCAGCGCCGGCCTCGCGGAGGCCGTCGAGCAGCACGTCGCTCCCGTGATCGGAGCGGGCGACGACGACGCGCTCGCCCGCGACGCGCGGTTCGAGCGCCGCGACGAGCCCGGCGGAGGTGTACTCCTCGGGGACGACGTCGACGGTCCAGCCCGCCTCGCGCGCGGCCGCCGCGGTCGCCGGGCCGATGGCGGCGAGGTCGGCGTCGCCGGGTTCCCAGCCCGCCTCGGCGGCCAGTTCGACGCCGGTCTTGCTCGTCAGCACGACGAGCGGCGCGTCCTCGGGGACGGCCCCCGTCGGCTCGACTTCGAGCATCGGGTCGGGGACCGGCTCCGCGCCGAGCGACCGGAGCAGGTCGACCGCCGACTCGATCCGCTCGTCGTCGGGGCGGAAGACGGCCACGCGCGGCCGCCGGTCCGCGCCGTCGCTCACGCCGCGTCACCTCCGCCGTCGTCGGTTTCGGCCTCGCCGCCCTCCGTCGGCGCGCCGTCTCCCTCCTCGGCCGGTTCGCCGCCCTCGCTCGCCGACCGGACCGGCGCGGAGCCGGCGTTTTCGAGGAAGGTCACGACGCGGTCGCGGGTCGCGGCCACGTCGCCGATCACGGTGATCGCGGGCGGTTCGATCCCGGCCTCGTCGCGGGCGTCGACGATCGAATCGAGCGTGCCGGTCGCGACGCGCATGTCGGGCCAGGTGGCGCGCTCGACGAGGGCGACGGGCGTGTCGCCGTCGAGGCCGGCGTCGCGGAGTTCGGCGGTGTACGCCGGCAGCTTGCCGACGCCCATCAGCACCACGATGGTCCCGCCGGTCGCAGCGAGCGCGTCCCAGTCCACCGCGGACTCGTCTTTCGTCGGGTCCTCGTGGCCCGTGACGAACGAGACCGACGAGGCGTGATCGCGGTGGGTCACCGGGATCCCGGCGACCGCCGGCCCGGCGATGGCGGAGGTGACGCCGGGGACGACCTCGAAGGGGATCCCGGCCGCGGCGAGGTGTTCCGCCTCCTCGCCGCCGCGCCCGAAGACGAACGGGTCGCCGCCCTTCAGCCGGACGACGCGGTTCCCCTCCTCGGCCAGTTCGACCATGCGCCGGTTCGTGTACTCCTGCGGTGTCCACTCGCCGCCGGCGCGTTTCCCCACGTCCTCGCGTTTCGCCTCGGGGATCTCGCCGAGGATCTCCGGGCCGGGGAGCTTGTCGTGGAGGACCACGTCGGCCGACTCGATCAGCCGCTTCGCCTTCACCGTCAGCAGGTCCGGGTCGCCCGGCCCGGAGCCGACGAGGAACACTGTCCCGACCGGGTCGTCGCGGCTGCGGGTCGGCGGCTCGTCCGCGCCGGCCCTCGGTCCGGTTCCCGGCCCCGCGCCGGCGTCGTCCTCACTCATCCGTCTCCGCCCCCGCTCCCGCCTCCTCGCGCGCCTCGGCGATCAGGTCGTCCGCGCCGCGGTCCGCGAGGTCGGCCGCGAACTCCGCGGCGGCCGTCGCGTGCGACCGGATCGGGAGGTCGCGGGTGTCGGCCACCTCCTCCGTCCCGTCCGTCGAGAGGACTCGCGCCCGGACGTGGACGTGTTCGCCCTTGACGAGCGCGGAGACGCCGATCGGCGCGACGCAGCCGCCGTTGAGCTCGCCGAGGACCGTCCGCTCGACGGTGACCGCCACGCGGGTCCGCGGGTGGTCGACCGCCTCGCGGACCGCCTCGACCACCTCGGGGTCGCTCGCGGTGACCGCGATCGCGCCCTGTCCGGCGGCCGGGACGAACTCCTCGCGCGGGAGCCGCGTCGTCTCGACCTCGTAGAAGAGGTTCGAGCGTCGGAGGCCGGCCTCGGCGAGGACGAGCGCGTCGTACTCGGTCTCGACGTTCCGCTCCATCGCCGCGCGTTCGAGGTCCGACAGCGAGTCGAACCACTCCTCGACGCTCTCGTCGAACTCCTCGTCGACCCCGTCGTCTTCGTCCGCGTCTCCTCCCGACTCCTCGCCCTCCGCCGTCTCCGCGGCGATCTCGCCCGAGGCGATCAGCCGCCGCTCGTGTTCCGCCTGAAGGCCCGGCGCGAGCAGCTTCTCTAGCCGGGTGTCGACGTTGCCGCGGATCGGCTCGACGGTGAGGTCCGGCCGAGCCGCCCGGATCTGCGCGCCGCGCCGGAGCGAGCCGGTCCCGACGACGGAGCCGGGCGGGAGGTCCTCGATCCCGAGCCCGTCCGGCTGAACGACCACGTCCCCCGAGGGGGCGCGCTCGGGGACGGCCGCGACGACCAAGTCCTCCATCTCCTCGGTCGGGAGGTCCTTCAGCGAGTGGACGGCGAGGTCGGCGTCGCCGGCGAGCACCTCCTCGTCGAGGGCGCGCACGAACGCCCCCGTCTTCCCGAGGCGGTGGATCAGTTCGTCGGGGATCTGGTCGCCGCGCGTCTCCACCTGCCGGAGTTCGACGTCGCGGCGACGGCTCGACAGCGCCTCGCGAACGGTCTCGGCCTGTCGGAGGGCGAGATCCGACCCGCGGGTCGCGAGCCTGAGCGTTTCGGTCATACGCGGACCGAGGTCCCCCGCGTTCAAAAGCGCACCAGTTCGGCCGCCTGAGTGTCGGCGTCACGGGAATTCCGTGGCAACTCCCGCCACGGTCACGACCCCTTTATCGGTCCGCTCGTAAGGGCAGGACGACAATGGCACGCGCGAGCGTCGGGGCGCGGCTCCACTTCGGCTTCTGTAACCTCAGCCTCTCGCACGAGCGGCTGTACGGCGCGCTCGGCGTCGGACTCGCGGCTCCGCGGGTCGTCGTCGACGCGGAGCCCGACTCGGCGGTCGGCGTGACGGTCGAAGCGGCAGCGGGCGCGGAGTCGTCCGGTTCCGCCTCCGCCGTGCGCGAGGACGTCCGCGAGTACGCGACCGCGGCGACCGACCTGCTCGGCGTCGACGGCGCGCGGGTCGCGGTCCGCGAGTCGCTCCCGCGACACGCCGGTCTCGGCAGCGGAACGCGGCTCGCGGCGGCGACGCTCGCGGCCGTCGCGACCGCCCACGGCGAGCCGGTCCGGGTGCGCGAGCGCGCCCCGTCGCTCGGCCGGGGCGGGCGCTCCGGCGTCGGCGTCGCGACGTTCGAGTCCGGCGGCTTCGTCCTCGACGCCGGCCACCCGACCGCGCGGTTCACCATCGACCGCCCGGCGGACGGCGAATGGACCGTCCCGCCCGTAGCGGCCCGCCACGCCGTCCCCGACGACTGGCGGTTCCTGCTCGTCGACCCGGACGCGGACGCCGGCCGCAGCGGGGCGGCCGAGGACGATGCGATGCGGACTGCGGTCGAGCGCGCGGAGCCGGGGATCGCCGACCGGATCGGCGGGATCGTCACCCGGCGGGTCCTCCCGTCGATCGCGACGGGGAACGCGGAGGCGTTCGGCGCGGCAGTCGCCGAGATCGGCCGGCTCAACGGCGCGTGGTACGCCGACGAGCAGGGCGGCGTCTACCGGCCGCCGGTCGGCGAGATCGTCGCGTCGCTGTCGGAGGCCTCGGCGGTGTTCGGCGCGGGCCAGTCCTCGTGGGGACCGACGGTGTACGGCGTCACCGACGCGGACCACGCCGACGCCGCGGCCGAGGCCGGCGAGCGCGCGCTCGACGCGGCCGGCGTCGGCGGGTCGGTGTCGGTCGTTCGGGCGACGAACGAGGGTGCGCGGATCGCCGACGAGGGCGGGGCGGACCCGCGATCGACCGACTCGGAGAGGGGTAACACTAAGCCTCGCGGCGACGGGGCGTAAGCCATGGCACGTCTTCCGTTCGGGGTCGCGCGCCTCGACTCGATCCTCGGCGGCGGAGCGCCCCCGGGAAGCGTCGTGTTGCTCGCGGGCGAGGCGGGTGCCGGCGCTCGGGAGTTCGCGTACACCAGCGCGGCGATGAACGCGTTGGCGCGCGCCGACGAGGAGCTGTTCGACCTGTACTACGGCGACATCGACGCGGGCGCGGCCCTGCCCGAGTCGGTCCACTACATCTCCTTTACCGCAGACACCGACGCGATCACCCGAGAGATGGGGTATACGATGGCCGACGAGATCGTCGACGCGGCGGTCGACGAAATCGAGTTCCGCGACCTCTCGCCCGAGTACTTCCAGCTGTCGCCGGTGCCGCGCGACTGGTACGAGACGGAGACGGCGTCGATCACCGAACTCGGCGACCGCGGCGAGTACGAGGACGTGCTCACCGCGTTCGGCGACTACCTCTCCGAACACGGACAGGGGAGCCTCGTCTGTATCGACTCCGTCACCGACCTCGTCTCGATGGTCTCCGACGACACCGACTGGAGCGACGTGGCGATGGTGATGAAGGGGCTGAAGAAGGCCGCCTACGAGTGGGACGCTCTGGTGCTCGTGTTGGTGAACACCGAGGCGCTCCGCGACCGCGAGTTCGGCACGCTGATGGACGCCGCGGGCGGGACCCTTCAGTTCTCGTGGGAGAGCGGCGGCTCCCAGCGCGCCCGGACCATGTTCGTCCGCGAGTTCCGCGGCGTGCTCTCCCGGCTGGAAGACGAGAACATCGTCCGCTTCGAGACAGAGATCC belongs to Halorubrum sp. DM2 and includes:
- a CDS encoding 5'-deoxyadenosine deaminase, yielding MLIAGTVVADSETVIPDGAVVVEGETIAAVGDETDLRERYPDHERREFDIVAPGLVGGHVHSVQSLGRGIADDAALLDWLFDAVLPMEAAMDAEATRAAAELGYLECLESGTTTVVDHLSVNHAAEAFEAAIDTGIRARLGKVLMDRDSPDGLLEETDAALAESEALIREYHGAADGRVRYAVTPRFAVTCTEACLRGCRELADRYDGVTIHTHASENEDEIETVEADTGRRNVLWLDEVGITGPDVTLAHCVHTDEREREVLAETDTVVTHCPSSNMKLASGIAPVKDYLDREITVALGNDGPPCNNTLDPFTEMRQASLLGKVDARDPTRLPASTVLEMATEGGARAAGFNRLGTLREGQRADVIGITTDLTRATPLHDPLSHLVYAAHGDDVVFAMVDGTVRYAGGEHVGIDAAAVRKRAARQAERVVEEAGIETDAPV
- a CDS encoding uroporphyrinogen-III synthase, with translation MSDGADRRPRVAVFRPDDERIESAVDLLRSLGAEPVPDPMLEVEPTGAVPEDAPLVVLTSKTGVELAAEAGWEPGDADLAAIGPATAAAAREAGWTVDVVPEEYTSAGLVAALEPRVAGERVVVARSDHGSDVLLDGLREAGADVTETVLYRLSRPVDAGDSAESAAAGDLDAVAFTSSLTVENFLAAAADRGVGDEARAGLADAVVGAIGPPTAETAAENGVAVDVVPDEASFEALATAVVDALDGGTGGDGDPDRR
- the cobA gene encoding uroporphyrinogen-III C-methyltransferase yields the protein MSEDDAGAGPGTGPRAGADEPPTRSRDDPVGTVFLVGSGPGDPDLLTVKAKRLIESADVVLHDKLPGPEILGEIPEAKREDVGKRAGGEWTPQEYTNRRMVELAEEGNRVVRLKGGDPFVFGRGGEEAEHLAAAGIPFEVVPGVTSAIAGPAVAGIPVTHRDHASSVSFVTGHEDPTKDESAVDWDALAATGGTIVVLMGVGKLPAYTAELRDAGLDGDTPVALVERATWPDMRVATGTLDSIVDARDEAGIEPPAITVIGDVAATRDRVVTFLENAGSAPVRSASEGGEPAEEGDGAPTEGGEAETDDGGGDAA
- the hemC gene encoding hydroxymethylbilane synthase — encoded protein: MTETLRLATRGSDLALRQAETVREALSSRRRDVELRQVETRGDQIPDELIHRLGKTGAFVRALDEEVLAGDADLAVHSLKDLPTEEMEDLVVAAVPERAPSGDVVVQPDGLGIEDLPPGSVVGTGSLRRGAQIRAARPDLTVEPIRGNVDTRLEKLLAPGLQAEHERRLIASGEIAAETAEGEESGGDADEDDGVDEEFDESVEEWFDSLSDLERAAMERNVETEYDALVLAEAGLRRSNLFYEVETTRLPREEFVPAAGQGAIAVTASDPEVVEAVREAVDHPRTRVAVTVERTVLGELNGGCVAPIGVSALVKGEHVHVRARVLSTDGTEEVADTRDLPIRSHATAAAEFAADLADRGADDLIAEAREEAGAGAETDE
- a CDS encoding beta-ribofuranosylaminobenzene 5'-phosphate synthase family protein; the protein is MARASVGARLHFGFCNLSLSHERLYGALGVGLAAPRVVVDAEPDSAVGVTVEAAAGAESSGSASAVREDVREYATAATDLLGVDGARVAVRESLPRHAGLGSGTRLAAATLAAVATAHGEPVRVRERAPSLGRGGRSGVGVATFESGGFVLDAGHPTARFTIDRPADGEWTVPPVAARHAVPDDWRFLLVDPDADAGRSGAAEDDAMRTAVERAEPGIADRIGGIVTRRVLPSIATGNAEAFGAAVAEIGRLNGAWYADEQGGVYRPPVGEIVASLSEASAVFGAGQSSWGPTVYGVTDADHADAAAEAGERALDAAGVGGSVSVVRATNEGARIADEGGADPRSTDSERGNTKPRGDGA
- a CDS encoding HTR-like protein; this encodes MARLPFGVARLDSILGGGAPPGSVVLLAGEAGAGAREFAYTSAAMNALARADEELFDLYYGDIDAGAALPESVHYISFTADTDAITREMGYTMADEIVDAAVDEIEFRDLSPEYFQLSPVPRDWYETETASITELGDRGEYEDVLTAFGDYLSEHGQGSLVCIDSVTDLVSMVSDDTDWSDVAMVMKGLKKAAYEWDALVLVLVNTEALRDREFGTLMDAAGGTLQFSWESGGSQRARTMFVREFRGVLSRLEDENIVRFETEIHEGGFDISDVRKIR